The following proteins are encoded in a genomic region of Desulfosporosinus youngiae DSM 17734:
- a CDS encoding MerR family transcriptional regulator — MEYTVQKLGRLAGVSTRTLRYYDEIGILKPARINSSGYRIYGQAEVDRLQQILFYRELGVGLDSIKNIVTAPSFDGTKALREHREKLLEKREQLDALISNVDKTIALTEGRITMTDKEKFEGFKQKLVDDNEAKYGKEIREKYGDETVNKSNQKLMGLSQEQYDEMMKLATEVNETLYAAFKTGDPAGELAQKTADLHRQWLCYSWNSYSKEAHAGLAQMYVDDPRFTAYYDEKQPGAAEFLRDAIFIYTGSKK, encoded by the coding sequence GTGGAATACACAGTGCAAAAATTAGGTCGGCTGGCAGGCGTCAGCACTCGTACTCTGAGATATTATGATGAGATAGGAATCCTTAAGCCGGCAAGGATTAACTCGTCAGGGTATCGCATTTATGGTCAGGCGGAGGTCGATCGGCTGCAGCAGATTCTTTTTTACAGAGAGTTGGGTGTGGGCTTGGACAGTATTAAAAACATCGTTACAGCACCGTCCTTCGACGGAACAAAGGCACTGAGAGAACATCGTGAGAAGCTTCTTGAAAAAAGAGAGCAGTTAGATGCATTGATTTCCAATGTTGACAAAACTATTGCGCTAACCGAAGGGAGAATTACAATGACGGATAAAGAAAAGTTTGAAGGCTTTAAGCAAAAGCTTGTAGATGACAATGAAGCAAAGTATGGTAAGGAAATCCGCGAAAAATATGGTGATGAAACGGTTAACAAATCCAATCAAAAGCTTATGGGTTTGTCACAAGAGCAATACGACGAAATGATGAAGCTTGCTACAGAGGTTAATGAGACCCTTTATGCTGCCTTTAAAACGGGGGATCCTGCAGGAGAACTTGCTCAAAAAACAGCGGATCTCCATCGTCAGTGGCTATGTTATTCGTGGAATAGCTATTCAAAAGAAGCTCATGCCGGGCTTGCTCAGATGTATGTAGATGATCCGAGATTCACAGCTTATTATGACGAGAAACAACCGGGTGCTGCAGAATTCTTAAGAGATGCAATTTTCATTTATACTGGAAGCAAGAAATAG
- a CDS encoding enoyl-CoA hydratase/isomerase family protein: MNWKTVKLDIMESGVAVLTMNRPETMNSVNDQFCADVQAACKEASENDAVKVLVITGAGKAWSSGGDISLLAKIKDPISAKEIYDASGELVTAIYEIKKPVIAALNGVVAGASVAACMACDLIIASEKARMGFTFMQLAFCPDSGASHFLIQKVGYHKALELLWFGKILNAEEAEKLGFFNKVVPHEECLPEAIRWAEALALQPLMTVGLDKKLLREAVRNDYYQQTELEAMYQVLTWSSEDFKEGCAAFAEKRKPVFKNR; encoded by the coding sequence ATGAATTGGAAAACAGTCAAACTTGATATCATGGAAAGCGGAGTAGCAGTGCTTACTATGAACCGACCTGAAACTATGAATTCCGTCAACGATCAATTTTGTGCAGATGTCCAGGCAGCTTGCAAAGAAGCTTCGGAAAATGATGCTGTCAAAGTCTTGGTCATTACCGGAGCAGGTAAAGCATGGTCTAGTGGTGGAGATATTTCGCTGCTGGCGAAAATAAAGGACCCAATCAGTGCCAAAGAGATCTATGATGCATCAGGTGAACTTGTGACGGCAATCTATGAAATTAAGAAACCTGTGATAGCTGCTCTCAACGGAGTAGTAGCAGGTGCTTCTGTGGCTGCCTGTATGGCTTGTGACCTGATTATCGCCTCAGAAAAGGCACGTATGGGTTTTACCTTTATGCAGTTAGCATTCTGTCCGGATAGTGGAGCTTCGCATTTTCTTATTCAAAAAGTGGGTTATCATAAAGCTTTGGAATTACTCTGGTTTGGCAAAATCCTTAACGCTGAGGAAGCGGAGAAACTAGGGTTCTTTAATAAAGTAGTGCCCCATGAAGAGTGCTTGCCGGAAGCCATAAGGTGGGCAGAAGCGCTGGCCCTTCAACCATTAATGACAGTAGGTCTCGATAAGAAACTCTTGCGTGAGGCAGTCCGGAACGATTATTATCAGCAGACTGAGTTAGAGGCAATGTATCAGGTTCTGACGTGGTCTTCAGAGGATTTTAAAGAAGGTTGTGCGGCGTTTGCCGAGAAACGTAAACCTGTGTTTAAGAATAGATAG
- a CDS encoding B12-binding domain-containing radical SAM protein, translating to MMKVMLIQPPSSTLFMDKVYMYEPLGLEYLGAGLKEDGHEVLLLDARLEPDFVSAFLSFQPDIVGLTGYTNHLTIVKDIAIRLKEIDPRVFIIVGGHHATVKPKDYNVPAIDLVVLGEGVFTLREVMKHRSLQRALDDIPGLAIPGSEMVFTKDRPYTNLDDLPFPDRSLTAQYRTSYFSDWMKPIASIRTSLGCFARCNFCALWAITGGRYLQRQPEKIVEELQNVREEIVFFCDDESMCDTRRMDRLADLIIEAGIKKKYFLYGRVDTIIKHPELFAKWKKAGLTQVFVGFESFSDTRLKELNKGITVEQQKQAVKILNDLKVDIYAAFVIDPSFTRQEFNQLTDYVRKLNVSYAAISILTPLPGTQLFEQTEHQLIATDPKFFDFMHTVLPTTLPLKEFYSEYARTIMNATPTLRYLKFLSKFDWKRRLPIMKDLLGIVKDVREGYKWHQL from the coding sequence ATGATGAAAGTAATGTTGATCCAACCTCCCAGCAGTACTTTGTTTATGGATAAAGTGTATATGTATGAACCCCTTGGGCTGGAGTACCTGGGGGCGGGTCTTAAAGAAGATGGTCATGAGGTCTTGCTCCTGGATGCTCGTCTGGAACCTGATTTTGTCTCCGCTTTCCTGTCCTTTCAACCAGACATCGTAGGATTAACGGGATATACTAACCACTTAACGATCGTCAAAGACATCGCTATTCGTCTGAAAGAGATCGACCCAAGGGTCTTTATCATCGTGGGAGGACATCACGCCACCGTAAAGCCTAAGGATTATAATGTCCCGGCCATTGATTTAGTGGTATTGGGAGAAGGAGTTTTTACCCTTCGCGAGGTCATGAAACATCGATCACTCCAACGAGCCCTCGATGATATACCGGGTCTGGCGATTCCCGGAAGTGAAATGGTGTTTACGAAGGATCGCCCCTATACTAATCTTGATGACTTGCCCTTTCCGGATCGTTCCCTTACTGCCCAATACAGAACATCATATTTCAGTGATTGGATGAAACCCATAGCCTCTATTCGAACCTCCCTGGGTTGTTTTGCCCGCTGTAACTTCTGTGCTCTCTGGGCAATTACGGGAGGCAGATATCTGCAACGACAACCGGAAAAAATTGTGGAGGAGTTGCAGAACGTTCGGGAAGAGATTGTTTTCTTCTGTGATGATGAATCCATGTGTGATACTCGCAGGATGGATAGATTGGCAGATTTAATTATCGAAGCAGGAATTAAAAAGAAGTATTTCCTTTATGGTCGTGTGGATACGATTATCAAGCACCCAGAACTCTTTGCTAAGTGGAAGAAAGCTGGTTTAACACAAGTCTTCGTAGGTTTTGAAAGTTTTTCAGATACAAGGCTAAAGGAATTGAACAAAGGAATCACTGTCGAACAGCAAAAACAAGCGGTTAAGATTTTAAATGACCTTAAAGTGGATATCTATGCAGCCTTCGTCATTGATCCATCCTTTACACGCCAAGAGTTTAACCAATTAACTGACTATGTTCGGAAACTCAATGTGTCCTATGCGGCCATTTCAATTCTTACCCCCTTACCGGGTACTCAGTTATTTGAACAGACAGAGCATCAGCTAATAGCGACAGATCCTAAATTTTTCGACTTTATGCATACAGTCTTGCCCACAACCCTGCCTCTGAAAGAATTCTACAGCGAATATGCCAGGACCATCATGAATGCGACGCCTACTCTGCGTTATCTTAAGTTCTTATCAAAATTCGATTGGAAGAGGAGACTGCCAATCATGAAAGATCTGCTAGGTATTGTGAAGGACGTCCGAGAAGGCTATAAGTGGCATCAGTTATAA
- a CDS encoding cyclase family protein produces MKVTDLTHMIHTEMPVYPGTERPVLQKANTLEKDGFQEAKITMYSHTGTHIDAPAHMLRDGLYLDDFKIDQFIGKALILDFSKINVPLVELDNLRPYEEKIRKVDFIILRTGWSNYWGEDKYYENFPTLSEESAQWLSEFALKGIGIDAISIDGMNTDTFAIHKMFLGKNILIIENLTNLESIGQESFILSIMPLKTKNADGSPVRAFSIEDWDDF; encoded by the coding sequence ATGAAAGTTACAGATTTGACTCATATGATCCATACAGAAATGCCTGTTTACCCAGGAACAGAACGACCGGTTCTTCAGAAAGCCAATACCTTGGAGAAGGATGGTTTTCAAGAGGCAAAAATCACCATGTACTCACATACAGGGACTCATATAGATGCGCCGGCACACATGCTCAGAGATGGATTATATCTGGATGATTTTAAAATCGATCAATTTATTGGAAAGGCTCTGATCCTTGATTTTTCAAAAATTAATGTTCCCTTAGTTGAGCTTGACAATTTAAGACCCTATGAGGAGAAAATCAGAAAGGTTGACTTCATTATCCTCAGAACGGGATGGAGCAATTATTGGGGAGAGGATAAGTACTACGAAAATTTCCCCACTTTAAGTGAAGAATCGGCCCAGTGGCTATCGGAATTCGCTTTAAAGGGAATTGGAATTGATGCGATATCCATTGACGGCATGAATACGGATACATTTGCAATTCATAAAATGTTCTTAGGAAAGAACATCCTGATTATTGAAAATCTAACTAACTTAGAATCCATTGGTCAGGAATCCTTTATCTTAAGTATAATGCCTCTGAAAACTAAGAATGCTGACGGTTCTCCGGTACGGGCTTTTTCAATAGAAGATTGGGACGATTTTTAG
- a CDS encoding CapA family protein, protein MFNRFWAIFVTLMLIFGLSVQVKAAEAAIHSAKSMGVKNKADFVDVQQIIPSVVLDIKYATADNFTHTKLYERPQALLRQGTADKLKEVADEVEKKGYRLKIWDAYRCPEAQFEMWNHVPDVRYVANPYKGYSNHSRGSAIDLTLVDMEGKELAMPTGFDSFTPDAARANQNENARYLENVMVKHGFKPLATEWWHFDDKDTYQPADSVQVLASTVSPQTKETSITISAIGDVTLGQDERFLYEGSFDHYYQLKGPNYFFSGVKEILSEDDLTIANLEGTLTDAIEKPDKRHQGNGAFFFRGNPHYTSILKDGSIEAVNLANNHSMDFLNKGLADTQSTLDHAGITHFGDKKVAVYEKNGVKIGLIGVNSLGPLEEGVDIGDLMSELKANIQTLKGRASLIIVSFHWGIENNYNPTQEQRQLGQFAVDQGADLVLGHHPHVLQTYETYQGKCIVYSLGNFVFGGNSNPKYKDTEIFRQKYSFVNGKLVEISSPQVIPCRLSTSFRPEPVK, encoded by the coding sequence GTGTTCAATCGATTCTGGGCTATTTTCGTAACTCTGATGTTAATTTTTGGACTTTCGGTTCAAGTTAAAGCAGCGGAGGCAGCTATTCACTCAGCCAAGAGTATGGGTGTTAAAAATAAGGCTGATTTTGTAGATGTTCAGCAAATTATTCCATCTGTAGTGTTAGACATAAAGTATGCGACGGCGGATAATTTTACCCACACCAAGCTTTATGAGCGTCCCCAGGCGCTTCTTCGTCAAGGAACCGCGGATAAACTCAAAGAGGTCGCCGACGAAGTAGAAAAGAAAGGGTATCGATTAAAGATTTGGGATGCCTATAGGTGTCCTGAAGCTCAGTTTGAGATGTGGAATCACGTTCCCGATGTACGGTATGTAGCGAACCCGTATAAGGGTTATTCCAACCATTCCCGGGGGTCTGCTATCGATTTAACCCTTGTGGACATGGAGGGAAAGGAACTTGCTATGCCGACCGGTTTTGACAGTTTCACGCCGGATGCAGCGCGAGCCAATCAAAATGAAAATGCCAGGTACTTAGAAAATGTCATGGTTAAGCATGGATTTAAACCATTAGCCACTGAGTGGTGGCATTTTGATGATAAAGATACCTATCAGCCTGCCGATTCTGTCCAGGTTTTAGCGTCCACAGTGTCACCTCAAACTAAGGAAACGAGTATTACCATTAGTGCCATTGGTGATGTAACACTTGGCCAGGATGAACGATTTTTATATGAAGGTAGTTTCGATCATTATTACCAACTGAAAGGACCCAATTATTTTTTCTCAGGGGTAAAGGAGATTTTAAGCGAAGATGATTTAACGATAGCTAACCTGGAAGGGACATTGACTGACGCAATAGAAAAACCCGACAAAAGGCACCAGGGAAATGGAGCATTTTTCTTCAGGGGAAATCCCCATTATACGTCAATTTTGAAGGATGGGAGCATAGAGGCCGTTAACTTAGCCAATAACCATAGTATGGACTTTCTGAATAAGGGTCTTGCCGATACTCAATCGACGTTGGATCATGCGGGGATAACCCATTTTGGGGATAAAAAGGTCGCTGTTTATGAAAAAAACGGAGTTAAAATAGGGCTGATAGGGGTTAATAGCTTAGGTCCGTTGGAGGAAGGGGTCGATATAGGAGACCTTATGTCCGAACTAAAGGCTAACATTCAGACGTTGAAAGGAAGAGCTTCCTTAATCATAGTAAGTTTCCATTGGGGGATAGAAAACAACTATAATCCAACTCAGGAGCAGCGTCAATTAGGTCAGTTTGCTGTTGATCAAGGGGCTGATTTAGTCCTTGGCCACCATCCGCACGTTCTCCAGACCTATGAAACTTATCAAGGTAAATGTATCGTTTATAGTCTGGGAAACTTTGTGTTTGGAGGGAATTCAAATCCAAAGTATAAAGACACGGAGATTTTTCGCCAAAAATATAGCTTTGTGAATGGTAAACTTGTTGAGATAAGTTCGCCTCAGGTAATACCATGCCGGTTATCAACCAGTTTTAGACCAGAGCCGGTAAAGTAA
- a CDS encoding SanA/YdcF family protein, whose protein sequence is MKKRLKQFLVSMVLIMILGCTTVLMINSHVESVGTAYILNASDIPEADAILVLGAYVFPSGTVSTMLNDRLTVGYELYEQGKAPKLLVSGDHGRKDYDEVNSMKDFLKNKGVPGENVFMDHAGFSTYESMYRARDIFKVQKVIIVTQEYHLKRAVFVARELGLDAYGVASDKRDYGQAMTMYTFREIAARNKDFFWAKIIKPEPTFLGDSIPVFGDGKATDDK, encoded by the coding sequence ATGAAGAAACGATTGAAACAGTTTTTAGTCTCTATGGTCCTGATCATGATACTTGGCTGTACTACTGTTTTAATGATTAACAGCCATGTCGAATCAGTCGGTACAGCCTACATCTTAAATGCGAGTGACATTCCTGAAGCGGATGCTATACTCGTCTTAGGAGCCTATGTTTTTCCAAGTGGAACTGTGTCCACTATGCTGAACGATCGTTTGACCGTTGGGTACGAACTCTATGAACAAGGAAAAGCGCCCAAGCTATTAGTTAGTGGGGATCATGGCCGGAAGGATTATGATGAAGTCAATTCTATGAAGGACTTTTTGAAAAACAAGGGGGTACCCGGTGAGAATGTCTTTATGGATCATGCTGGTTTTAGCACCTATGAGAGCATGTACCGGGCGCGGGACATTTTTAAAGTACAAAAGGTCATTATCGTTACCCAGGAATATCATCTTAAACGAGCAGTTTTCGTAGCCAGAGAGCTTGGGCTGGATGCCTACGGAGTAGCGTCCGACAAACGTGACTATGGACAGGCTATGACTATGTATACCTTTAGAGAGATTGCAGCCAGGAACAAAGACTTTTTCTGGGCGAAGATCATTAAACCTGAACCAACCTTTCTGGGGGATTCAATCCCGGTTTTTGGTGATGGCAAGGCGACAGATGATAAATAA
- a CDS encoding YjgB family protein, translating into MITTIKKKAVMGVIATLFLALIGGCSPSSSEPPAPPSQADSISQTAPPSETIPPSSSSQTTDANQALLVNMRQLAEQGKVINSDFPVKSIVIEDVIEKWGKADKTDWVAAAKGNYATYSKHAIVFGFNKGSQIFEVRSFDKQLKNLSLAETKEVYGTPAYDVKVNGEEIIGYTAGPEFKIEFVFPEPTNSNSNPMMDHYLVLYPRGTVNLMADDPGREW; encoded by the coding sequence ATGATAACAACCATTAAAAAGAAAGCCGTAATGGGGGTAATAGCTACTCTTTTTCTAGCCCTTATTGGCGGTTGTTCACCATCGAGTTCCGAGCCTCCGGCCCCACCTTCGCAGGCGGATTCTATATCTCAGACGGCTCCCCCTTCAGAGACGATTCCGCCATCATCTTCATCTCAAACTACGGATGCAAATCAAGCGCTATTAGTAAATATGAGGCAGTTAGCGGAGCAAGGAAAAGTGATTAACAGCGATTTTCCAGTGAAGTCAATTGTAATTGAAGATGTGATAGAAAAATGGGGGAAGGCTGATAAAACGGATTGGGTTGCAGCTGCCAAAGGAAACTATGCCACCTACTCTAAACATGCCATTGTTTTTGGGTTCAACAAAGGCTCTCAAATTTTTGAAGTCCGTTCATTTGATAAACAATTGAAGAATCTTTCACTTGCTGAAACCAAAGAGGTCTACGGAACTCCGGCTTATGATGTGAAAGTCAATGGAGAAGAGATTATTGGGTACACTGCAGGGCCAGAGTTCAAGATTGAATTTGTATTCCCGGAACCAACTAATAGTAATTCCAACCCTATGATGGATCACTATCTCGTTCTTTATCCTAGAGGAACCGTAAATTTGATGGCGGATGATCCTGGCAGAGAGTGGTAA
- a CDS encoding ABC transporter ATP-binding protein, with product MLKLRSLSKTFGKGSNNEKLALNNINLSLQEGEFVTIIGGNGAGKSTLLNCISGVYEIDEGRIILDSADVTFDPEYKRSKHIGRVFQDPLRGTAHDMTIEENLAIAFAKGKSVGLQSGVTKKDTALFKERLELLDLGLENRLKQKVGLLSGGQRQALTLLMATLIKPRLLLLDEHTAALDPTIARKVLSLTRKLVSEEKLCTLMITHNMKASLEYGTRTIMMHEGKIMMDLQGQERKDMTVDRLIEQFEKRSGAELDNDRMLLG from the coding sequence ATGCTTAAACTACGATCCTTAAGTAAAACCTTCGGAAAAGGGAGCAATAATGAAAAACTGGCTCTAAATAATATTAACCTATCACTTCAAGAAGGTGAGTTCGTAACAATCATTGGCGGCAATGGTGCTGGAAAATCGACGCTTCTGAATTGTATCTCAGGGGTCTATGAGATTGATGAAGGCAGGATCATTCTTGATTCCGCGGACGTCACCTTTGATCCGGAGTATAAACGGTCAAAACATATCGGCAGGGTCTTTCAGGATCCGCTGAGGGGAACAGCCCATGATATGACCATCGAAGAAAATTTGGCCATCGCCTTTGCTAAGGGAAAATCCGTAGGACTGCAATCCGGCGTAACCAAAAAGGATACAGCTCTATTTAAGGAACGCCTTGAACTGCTGGACCTCGGCCTTGAAAATCGATTAAAGCAGAAAGTGGGACTTCTTTCCGGAGGACAGCGTCAAGCCCTCACGCTTCTGATGGCCACGCTTATAAAACCCAGGCTCCTGCTTTTAGATGAGCACACGGCGGCCCTTGATCCGACCATAGCACGGAAGGTATTGAGCCTGACTCGTAAGCTTGTTTCTGAGGAAAAGCTCTGTACCTTAATGATTACGCATAATATGAAGGCCTCGTTGGAATATGGGACAAGGACGATTATGATGCACGAAGGAAAGATCATGATGGATCTTCAGGGCCAGGAAAGAAAGGACATGACCGTGGATCGGTTGATCGAACAGTTTGAGAAACGCAGTGGAGCTGAGCTGGATAACGATAGAATGTTATTAGGCTGA
- a CDS encoding TetR/AcrR family transcriptional regulator — translation MDHFTDSNRFGTSGRNSISRRERKKEETKTRIIDTAIKHFQNQGYEATTMEQIAEEVDISKVTLYNYFSSKEVIVSEFFQRMSHEFVDLVLAALEEQPNTPSKIFEMFRQQFEWNAQYRELLQVYFVHQFQSMLKPESYQGSGLDIVLAQIIRHGQEQGEVRTDMSTEYLAKHLEMMYIMQFLVWVLEPEAWDAEKNLGAMVDLFMHGVESRRE, via the coding sequence ATGGATCATTTTACAGATTCAAACCGGTTTGGAACCTCAGGCAGGAACTCAATAAGCCGCCGTGAACGAAAAAAAGAAGAAACTAAAACCAGAATCATTGATACAGCAATCAAGCACTTTCAAAACCAAGGGTACGAGGCAACGACCATGGAACAAATAGCAGAGGAGGTTGATATTTCTAAAGTCACGCTGTATAACTACTTCTCCTCGAAAGAAGTGATCGTGAGTGAGTTTTTTCAAAGAATGAGCCATGAATTTGTGGATTTAGTATTAGCAGCTTTAGAAGAGCAACCAAATACTCCTTCGAAGATTTTTGAAATGTTTCGCCAACAGTTTGAGTGGAATGCTCAGTACCGTGAACTTCTCCAGGTTTACTTTGTACATCAGTTTCAATCTATGCTAAAACCAGAGAGTTATCAGGGAAGCGGATTAGATATTGTTTTGGCCCAAATCATACGGCACGGACAAGAACAGGGTGAAGTGCGAACAGATATGTCCACTGAGTACCTGGCAAAACACCTGGAAATGATGTATATCATGCAGTTTCTAGTATGGGTATTAGAGCCTGAAGCCTGGGATGCTGAGAAAAATCTTGGAGCGATGGTCGACTTATTTATGCACGGCGTCGAAAGTCGAAGAGAGTGA
- a CDS encoding L-lactate permease → MSTGLLALLSILPIAVVAIFLVGLKWPASKAMPLSYITAVVLALFVWKIPGAQVGAATVNGIITAITLMYIIFGAILLLNTLQEGGGLQAIRRGFTGITADRRIQVIIVAWLFGSFVEGSSGFGTPAAVAVPLMVGLGFPAMAAVVAGMMIQSTPVSFGAVGTPMLVGVSTGLNTPELQAYAASLGYTDWHSFIGFAVATKVAFLHFAAGALIPLFVVSFMTRYFGKNKSFSEGLQIWKFALFAAFCMTVPYLAVANLLGPEFPSIFGGLIGLAIVVPAAKAGFLMPKGEAWDFESKDQWDPEWSGTIEIQDVSAKTRMSSIMAWMPYVLIGLVLVLTRTVVPLTNFLKSAKITWPNIFGTSISASWEILFSPGSAFILVTIITFFLHKMSGAAYAKAWKGSAKTMLGAGSALVFTVPMVQVFMNSAGGAAGFEKMPIVLAEAVAGLAGAAWPIFAPLIGGLGAFVAGSNTVSNMMFSLFQFGVGERILVDPTWIVALQAIGGAAGNVICVHNVVAAAAVVGLLGKEGYVIRKTAVVFTYYALLPGAIGYSILYSSQKGFFNIGTIIAAAIWAGVIYIIATNNGRLKKLSEQSALKRAAAK, encoded by the coding sequence ATGAGCACAGGATTATTAGCTTTACTATCCATACTTCCCATTGCGGTTGTAGCAATTTTTCTTGTAGGTTTAAAATGGCCTGCTAGCAAGGCCATGCCGCTCTCATACATTACAGCCGTAGTACTTGCACTTTTTGTTTGGAAAATTCCTGGTGCCCAAGTTGGTGCCGCAACTGTTAATGGAATTATTACTGCTATTACGCTTATGTACATTATTTTTGGAGCCATTCTACTTTTAAATACCTTGCAAGAAGGTGGCGGCCTTCAAGCTATTCGCAGAGGCTTTACTGGAATCACTGCAGACCGCAGAATTCAAGTTATTATTGTTGCTTGGCTTTTTGGCTCCTTCGTAGAAGGCTCCTCCGGATTTGGAACGCCCGCTGCCGTAGCTGTTCCTCTAATGGTTGGACTCGGATTCCCTGCAATGGCTGCCGTCGTAGCCGGAATGATGATTCAAAGCACCCCTGTTTCCTTCGGAGCTGTAGGAACACCGATGCTCGTCGGAGTCAGCACTGGACTCAACACGCCTGAATTACAAGCGTATGCAGCATCCTTGGGTTACACAGACTGGCATTCATTTATCGGATTCGCTGTCGCTACCAAAGTTGCATTCCTGCATTTTGCCGCAGGCGCCCTTATTCCTCTTTTCGTTGTATCTTTCATGACTCGTTACTTTGGTAAAAATAAATCGTTTAGTGAAGGTCTTCAAATTTGGAAATTTGCGCTTTTTGCAGCGTTTTGTATGACCGTTCCCTACCTTGCTGTAGCCAACTTACTCGGACCGGAATTCCCCTCCATTTTCGGCGGATTAATCGGTCTAGCAATTGTTGTTCCTGCTGCTAAGGCTGGTTTCTTGATGCCAAAAGGAGAAGCTTGGGATTTTGAATCGAAAGACCAGTGGGATCCAGAGTGGTCCGGCACGATCGAAATTCAGGATGTTTCCGCTAAAACCAGGATGAGCAGTATAATGGCCTGGATGCCTTATGTTCTGATTGGACTGGTCCTTGTTCTTACCAGAACTGTAGTCCCACTGACTAATTTCCTGAAAAGCGCTAAAATTACTTGGCCTAATATTTTCGGAACGAGTATTTCTGCCTCTTGGGAAATTCTCTTCTCACCAGGTTCAGCCTTTATCCTTGTCACCATCATCACTTTCTTCCTGCATAAAATGAGTGGCGCAGCTTATGCCAAAGCATGGAAAGGCTCAGCAAAGACGATGCTTGGTGCAGGTTCCGCTCTAGTCTTCACCGTTCCGATGGTTCAAGTGTTTATGAATTCAGCAGGTGGTGCAGCCGGCTTTGAAAAAATGCCAATCGTCCTTGCTGAAGCCGTTGCCGGGTTAGCTGGAGCTGCATGGCCGATCTTTGCTCCGTTGATTGGCGGCCTTGGAGCTTTCGTAGCTGGAAGTAACACCGTTTCCAACATGATGTTCTCCTTGTTCCAGTTCGGTGTCGGAGAACGAATTCTGGTTGATCCTACTTGGATTGTAGCACTTCAAGCCATTGGGGGCGCAGCAGGTAACGTTATTTGCGTACACAATGTTGTTGCAGCTGCAGCCGTCGTAGGTCTGCTTGGCAAAGAAGGTTATGTTATCCGTAAAACAGCGGTTGTATTCACCTATTACGCTTTACTGCCCGGCGCAATCGGTTATTCCATCCTCTACTCTTCACAAAAAGGATTCTTTAATATTGGAACGATTATTGCTGCAGCAATATGGGCTGGTGTAATCTATATTATTGCAACGAACAATGGCAGGCTCAAAAAGCTTTCCGAGCAATCCGCTCTAAAGCGTGCCGCTGCAAAGTAA